One genomic region from Rattus norvegicus strain BN/NHsdMcwi chromosome 10, GRCr8, whole genome shotgun sequence encodes:
- the Or1f26 gene encoding olfactory receptor Olr1375: MSSTNQSSVSEFLLLGLSRQPQQQQLLFLLFLIMYLATVLGNLLIILAISTDSCLHTAMYFFLSNLSFVDVCFSSTTVPKVLANHILGSQIISFSGCLTQLYFLFMFADMDNFLLAVMAYDRFVAICHPLHYTTKMTHQLCVLMVTGSWITASLNALLHTLLMARLSFCGDNIIPHFFCDVTLLLKLSCSDTHLNDLMILTEGAVITVTPFVCILISYIHITCAVLRVSSTRGGRKAFSTCGSHLAVVCLFYGTIIAVYIHPSSAHLSDKYMAATVLYTVVTPMLNPFIYSLRNRDLKEALRKLVHGRTFFVQ; this comes from the coding sequence ATGAGCAGCACCAACCAGTCCAGTGTCTCTGAGTTCCTCCTCCTGGGGCTCTCCAGgcagccccagcagcagcagctcctcttcctgctcttcctcatCATGTACCTGGCCACTGTCCTGGGAAACCTGCTCATCATCCTGGCCATCAGCACAGACTCCTGCCTGCACACcgccatgtacttcttcctcagcaaCCTGTCCTTTGTGGATGTCTGCTTCTCCTCCACCACTGTCCCCAAGGTACTGGCCAACCATATACTTGGGAGTCAGATAATTTCCTTCTCTGGGTGTCTCACACAGCTGTATTTTCTCTTCATGTTTGCTGACATGGACAATTTCCTGCTGGCTGTGATGGCCTATGACAGATTTGTGGCCATATGCCACCCTTTACACTACACAACAAAGATGACCCATCAGCTCTGTGTCCTGATGGTGACTGGATCATGGATCACTGCCAGCCTGAATGCTCTGTTGCACACTCTGCTCATGGCTCGACTCTCCTTCTGTGGGGACAACATCATCccccacttcttctgtgatgtgacTCTGCTCCTGAAACTTTCCTGCTCAGACACACATCTCAATGACCTGATGATTCTTACAGAGGGAGCTGTGATCACAGTCACCCCATTTGTCTGCATCCTGATCTCCTACATCCACATCACCTGTGCTGTCCTAAGAGTCTCATCCActaggggaggaaggaaagcctTCTCCACCTGTGGCTCCCACCTGGCTGTGGTTTGCCTCTTCTATGGCACCATCATTGCTGTgtacatccatccatcctctgCTCATTTATCTGACAAGTACATGGCAGCCACTGTGCTATACACAGTGGTGACTCCCATGCTGAATCCTTTTATCTATAGCCTGAGGAACAGGGACCTGAAGGAGGCCCTAAGAAAACTGGTCCATGGAAGAACATTTTTTGT